The DNA window TTCGTCAGTATGGACAAAATCTTTCCAATTTAATCCCACTACTTTGAATGCTTCCTCAACAAACTCGCGAACAGAATGCATCTCACCTGTAGAAATAACGTAATCATCAGGTTCATCTTGTTGTAAAATAAGCCACATTGCTTTAACATAATCAGGAGCATATCCCCAATCACGCTTAGTGTCAATATTTCCTAACCGTAATTCATGTTGTAAACCTAGTTTAATACGCGCAACAGAATTAGTAATTTTACGAGTTACAAATTCAAGACCCCGTAGAGGACTCTCATGATTAAAAAGAATACCATTGCACGCAAACATTCCATAAGAATGACGATAAATTCGAGTCATATGAAATGAATATAATTTTGCCGCAGCATACGGTGAATTAGGGATCATAGGTGTATTTTCATCTTGAGGTACTTTTTCACAAGCCCCATATAATTCTGAAGTTGACGCTTGATAGAAACGAATATTCTTCTTAACATGCCGAATAATTTCCAGAAAGCGAGTAGAACCGCTTGCATCAACATCGCTGGTTAATAACGGTTGATCGAAAGAGTTTCCAACAAAACTCTGTGCCGCCAAGTTATAAATCTCATCAGGTTCTGAAATAGTTACAGCTTCTAAAAGAGAAGACATATCACTCATATCTGCAGGAATAAGAGTAATTTGTTTAAGAATACCTAAATCTTGTAGACGCCAAAAATTAGCAGTAGAAACTCGACGATAAGTACCAAAAACTTTGTAGCCTTTTTCTAACAGAAATTTTGCCAAATAAGGACCGTCTTGACCGGTAATGCCAGTAATAAGTGCGCGTTTCACGATAGAGTGTTTTGAGAGGGATGGTTTAAAAAGATTTCGAGTGAAAAATGATATTACTTAGAACAGCATCTAATCTTCTCACACACATATTCCACATCGTCGTCAGTTAATGAAGTATGTGTTGGCAAACAAAGAATATTATTCGCAATCCATTCAGTATTAGGTAAAGACACACTATTCCACTCGCGATACGATAAATGTTGATGTAACGGCTTAAAGAAGTACTTACGTACCATCACACCTTGTTTCTCTAATTCCTCAGCTAATTGATCACGATCCATACCAAATTTCGCAGCATCAATAATGATACTAAAAAAGAAATTCGCATTAAAAGAATCGCGTTGTTCACGCTGAAAATGAACCCCGCTAACATTAGCCAGATATTTTTTGTACAACGACACAACATGTTGCTTAGCAGCTACCGCTTCATCAATGTGTGCCAAACTATCAAGACCTACAATTGCATGAAGTTCACTCATCTTTGCATTAGTACCAATAAATTCACTATCATACGCATTATATAACCCAAAATTGCGAGCTTTCTTCAAATATTCAATCAATGCTGGATGATGTGTGGAAACTAATCCCCCCTCTACAGAAATTAAAGTTTTGGTCGCATGAGTGCTAAATGTTTCTGCAGCACCAAACCCGCCGATTTTTTTTCCTTTATACGTTGAACCAAAAGCATGTGCGGCATCAAAAATCAAAGGGACTTTATGTTTATCCGCAATACGCTGCAATGCATCGATATCACACGGATTACCAAACACATGCACACCCATAATTGCCACTGTCTTTGATGTAATTGCTTTCTCAACAGCAACAGGATCAAGGGTGTAGGTTTCTTTGTCCACATCAACAAATACAGGCGTCAATCCCGCAGCAACCGCCGCATGCGCACTCGCAACAAACGTGAAACTGGGAATGATAATTTCACCCTTAGTACATCCAAGACCCTGCAATACCATAGTAATGGGATACGTGCCATTAGAAAACGCTAACGTGGGAGTAGACATATACGCTGATGCTTTAGCTTCAAATTCTTGTGCAAATGGACCATTGTTAGTAAGAAGACCACTCTCAAACGCACTCTTAGCCCGTTCACAAAAGAGATTAAAATCATGAAGTTTTGGACGAACAAGATTGACTTTACGCATACTACTAACAAGACCAAAACAAGTTATAAACATTATGAATTAGAAAACAGAATACCACAACACATAAAAGACCATTCAGCATCGTTTCTCCATGCCAGAACAAGCATACAAGTCCATCCTTCTCAAACTCGCTGAGAAAAAGATCTCTTATCTGCTCCTGCGCTACCCCCACATCCATCATCGCCCTCTCACTGATCTCGACCTTCTTGTAGAAACAGATGAAGACTATCGCAAAGCCAAAAACCTGTTACTCCGTGACGGCTTCATTGAAATCGATAAAGAAGGATATCGATCTTTTCTCGCCAAAAAGCAAGACAGCGAATTGCTCGTCATCGACCTCTACAAAGAAGTATCTTGGTTAGGATGGATCGTTCTAACCAAAGAAGAGCTCTTTAAACGAAAACAAACACCGCAACCCACCATCGTTGTGCCAAGCAATGAAGACGAACTGCTGATTTACGCTGCCCAAGCTCTATTTAAAAATCACGGACTTAACGAATACAAAACCACACTTCTTCATCATCTTCTAGACAAAAAACTTGATTACAAGTATATCCTCAAACAAACCAGCGATAATAATTGGAATGCCGCGTATAACTTGCTCATCACTAAACTTCAAGACCGTACCTCTGCCGCAATTCATTTTAGTACCTTTGAAATTGTAACGTCACTTCTGCGCTCAAGTGTAGATACTTCTCGCCTCATCCAATTAGTAAATAGAACCTTGCGATTTCTTGCAAAAAAAGTGATTCCATCTAAACGCACCACAACTATCTGCTTTATCGGTGTTGACGGATCAGGAAAATCAACCATAATTAAGAATACACAACAACACCTCCCAACGTTTTTCGAAAAGTTCAGCCTCAAAATACAAAATATTTACTTTGGTTGGAAACCATTTCTTCCCACAACAAGGATTATCTCTGGCGTGATGAGAAAGAAAGAATACAAAATTGTAGAAAAAACTAATCAGACCAAGCAAACTGATCAAAACAAGTCCAAAACAAGTTTCAAACAATCAATCATCTTCACCTATACATTTATTGACTATCTCGCAAAATACTTTTGGAATGTTGGATTACGTCACACTAGCCGTCGAATCTTACTCATTGACCGTTATTTTTACGATATGTTTGTGCACTACCAGCATGTGCGTGAAAGTCGTTGGTGCCAATGGCTAATACAAATCTATCCACGACCAGATTTTATCTTCCTACTCAAAGCACCCATTGAAGTTATCGAAGCGCGCAAGCAAGAAATGAGTCACCAACAATTAGTTGATCATTACCAAACCTATGAAAAGATTGCAACATTGGTGAACATTCCAGTGATTGAAACAAGTGGTGCTAAAGACAAAACAGTCGATGTACTTCTAGAAGCGATTTGGAGAGATGTGGCGAAGAAATACGCGAAAGATTAGGCTATTGGGTGGCACAGAGTCTCTAGTTCAACAAATCTTAAAAAGCCCCAAAACCCCTAATTTTACGTGAAAATCACCTACTACGTACACGATTTATCATTTCCCCTCGCTGAAGGCATCCGTAAACAAGCTTGGTGGATGGCGCAAGCTATGCGTAAAGAAGGACACGAAATAGAAATAATTTCTACTTCAAGAAAAAACATGACCTTAGCGCGAGAAGGAATTACCGTTCGCTATATCAAATCATTTCACAGCATAGAAGTAAATACTGACATCATGCATTATCTTTCTCATCCTTCACCACTATTTTTACGTCTAGTACAAAGAGTAAATGCAAAAAAACAAATTTTAACATTCTTTGATGGAAACTGCAACGGATTTTGGCAACGCCTCTGGACGCCACTCCTCCTGCCTTCATTTCAAAACAGAATTGATCACATTACCTACCAAACAAAATATCAACAGGATGTTTTAGAGAAAACACCATTTAAAGACATCGCAAAAACTCGTATTGCCCCATTGATTCCAAATTATAAACGATCAGCCTCACGTTCCCTTGTTCCTTCGCTTCTGTTTATGAGTCATTTAAGCCCCTACAAAGGAATTCAAGATGTTCTTGATGCATTTGAAAAAGTAAGAAAGAATATTCCCGATCTAACTTTAACTATTTGTGACTCCTCAATTAAAACCAATACAAAATATCATCGTCGAATTAAAAGAACCGCAGGTATAACCTTCAAAGGAAAAGTTGATTCACAAGAAGAACTCTCCAAAGCATGGATCTATCTTTATCCCGTACATGGAGCGCAAGAAACATTCTCAGTTCCCATTTCATTAATCGAATCAATTCAAGTTGGAACTGCATTTATTAGCACTAAAGTTGGCGGCGTAGCCGAATATTTCCCTGAAAAATTCTTGATAGATCCTCAAAATCCCGATCAACTCGCACACAAAATCATGACTCTTCTCACCACCACATCTATTCCAAAAATGAAACGGAAAATAGATAATAAAGAAACAATAAAAGCATTCAAAAAAATCTACCGTTTACAAGAAGAAAATGCTAAATAAAAACAACCATGACATCCATAACCCAGAAACAATTTGAACATATTCTTCGAACGTGGACCGCAAAGAAAATTGACAACATCGTCATTGATGATCTTCTCAATATTGAAAACGTGCCATTATGGTGGTTTTATGAACGTCTTGTAGAAATAAACTTTCTTCCATTTGAAAACAACATGAAACAAATGCTGCATCTAATTAACAGCCAAGAACAAGATTCAACATTCAAAAAAATTCAAAAAAAAACAAAACGCCTGCTCTTTCAACGCTATCTCATATATCACGAACAAAAAAATGCTCGTCTCTATTCTAAATATCATAAAATCAAGTTTGAAATAAACCACGAAACACAAAGTACGCAAAGAGAAACCAAAGACATCGTATTTTTAAGTTATCTTACCCAAGTCCGCCAAGAAAAAAACATGTCAAACATCTCTTTTTTTCGCCTAGATAATCTGCTTAACGCATTTGAAAAAAATTCTGACAAAACAACAGAAGTTATCGTTATTGCCAATCCCAACGCCAAAGAGAATACTCTCTTAACCAAAGTTGCAACCCTCTATCCTTATCTCACAACACAGATACGCGAACAAGCAGCTATTGCCGCAAAACAAAAACATCAACAATGGAAACAAATCTCACCGAAAATAAAACAAGACTTGCTTACCATCCACTACATTAAATTATATCCTTACATTGAAAATTATCTTCAATTCCTCTTCTCCTACGAATTTATGTATCTTACCCATTTGTATTATTATGGATTCAAAGAATATCTCCAACAGCATCAAACCAAAGCCGTAGTTTTAACAGCCATTAGTAGCCTCTACGAAAAATGCCTGCTCGCCGCAGCTTCATCATTACGCATTCATTCATATATGGTTCAACACGGAATTGCCACTGGCTTTGCCAATAATGATATTGCACCGTTATTCTCTATTACCTTTTGCGTCATGGGACCAAAATATAAACAAGACCTTCTCAATCAAAATATCCCTGAAAATACTATTAAAGTTACAGGCCCTTTAATTTTTGATGAAATTATCCCTTATCTTAATAACGGATCTAACGAATCTAATTATGAACTGAGTAACAAATCAAAAGACCAGAATCTCTCTCAGCAAAATCAAAGTCTTCTGTTCATGACTTCTCCCGTCGTTGAGGACAACTTTTTAAGCAAAGAAGAATACTTTAAACGTATCAAAATTATTTTGGAAAAGCTAATTCCCCTCTCTAACCTGCCTATCACTATCAAGCTACATCCACGAGAACAATACGCCTATGAATATCAAAGAGTAGCCCAAGAATTAGGAATGCATAATGTTACTATTTCAACTGAAAGCACACGAGAACGCCACTTTGAATTAATTCGCAATTGTAGCGCGTTCCTTAACTTTGGCTCAACCACTGCCCTTGAAGCCATGATGCTAGGCAAACCTATTGTAACCATCGATCCCTTTGACGAAGGTAAAAACCCATTCAACACATTCATCCGTGAAAGCGACGCAACATCTAAAGTTCGCTATGACGCAGACATAACTGCCTGTGTGCAAGAAACATTGGATTTTCCTTCAACTCTCAAAAAACAACGAGAACGCTTTGTCCATGAACACTGTTCTACCATGAACGGCAACGCACCCCAACGTATCGTGAATGTGATTTTAGAAACAATTGACGGCAAAAAAGAAACGCCAAAAAAAACACGAGCAAAGAATGTGGTATTGATGAAAACGAAATAGATTTAGAAAAATTAGATATATCTCGTTCGGGAAAATATTTTATTACCACGTTCAAACTGTCAGTTTCTACCTTCTCTCTCCCGCAGCAACGATTTCATCCATCTTAATTCGATGTCCTGCATCAATAAAACACCCTTCACGCAGTATGGCTCGAGAGTCAATCGAAGTACCAGGACCAACATAAACTGTATCTTCAATAACCGTCTCGCTATTAATCACACATCCCGCACTAATAATCACATTATTACCAATCTTAACATTAGCATTAATCACGGCGCCAGGACCAATAAACGTTCCTTCTCCCACCAACACACCAGGACTTAAGAACGCATGAGGATGAATAAGAGTCAATAACTTTAAACCTCTTTCTTTGAGTTTACGACTCACTTGAGCGCGACCTGCATTCTCACTAATAGCCACAACAGCCCCTTCAATTCCTGCTAAATCAGGGATTTCTTCCGTGCTTCCCAACATAGGATGGTCAGCTGGTCTCTCAACAGCTGGATTTTTATCAAGAAACCCCGCAATAGCATGATCTCCTAATAATGATAAAGTATTAAACACAACACCCGCATGACCTGCGCGATTAGCCCCTGCAATAACAATTTTGTTTATTTTATTCCACCATTGAGGATGAGATTTATACCACTCAATAGTATTTTCAATACCAGCTTCAAACGGAATTTTTGGTCTCCAACCAAGAGAGTGAAGTTTAGAACAATCAAGAGAATAACGCACATCCTGACCCTTACGATCAGCAACCCGTTCAATCCAACCATCATCTTTACCTAATGCGCGTAAAATCGTCTGCGTAACTTCAAGATTAGTTCTCTCATTATTGCCACCAATGTTGTAAATTTCACCAATTTGTCCATAATGCAAGACAAAATCAACCGCATCACAGTTATCGCGTACATGAATCCAGTCACGAATAGGATGAGGATTATGCAACGGCACTTTTTTACCCTGCAGCAAACGAGTTACAAAACAAGGAATAAGTTTTTCTGGATGTTGAAATGGACCATAATTATTAGAACTACGCGTAATGAGTAATGGAATTTTGTGAGTGCGAAGATAACTTAATGCGAGCATCTCTGCTGCTGCTTTCGACGCAGAATAAGGGCTACTAGGCAACATCCGATCCGTTTCCTTAAAACTGCCTTCAAGAATATCACCATACACTTCATCAGTTGAAATGTGCAAGAACTTTTTGATATTGTGCCGTTTCACTGCTTCAAGCAGCACATACATCCCAAAAATATCGGTACGTACAAATGAATCTGAACTAATAATAGAACGATCAACATGAGTCTCCGCAGCAAAATTAACCACCCAATCTACTTGTTGACATAGCCTATTAACTAAATGGGTATCGCAAATATCACCATGCACAAAAGTATAACGAGGGTCTTGTTCGACCTCACGCAGATTATCTTTGTTGCCAGCATACGTGAGCTTATCTAGATTGATGACATGATAATCAGGGTACTTTTCCAAAAGCAGTTTAATGAAACAGTTGCCAATAAAACCGCTACCCCCAGTGACCAGTATTTTCATAGAAAATCAGGGCAAAACTGGCTTTTTAAAGATTGTGGAATGGTGAGCTTAATTATCCCCTAGTTTAGATTCATAGTTTAGGTTTATAACCTAATAACATCTCAAATATAATTAGCATCATAATTTATTTAAACAACTAAATAAGATTTAAAAAAATGATTGTAAGAGAAGTCCTGCGAGAGTTAGGCGTCCAACCGTTCGATAGAAAACGTGATTTTAAACAGATTATGGAACAAGGTTTTGCAAGATATGCAAGACCGACAGCAGCAGAGACACTAGAAGAATTTGCAAGTCATCCTGGGTTTAATTATGAAAATATTGATGGGGCTGTAGTTTATCAGGAAAATAGACTTCAAGCAGCATATCTCTTTGGAGATTCAGAGAATAGTGTATTCTATATCACTGGTGAAAAATGGTCAAATTTT is part of the Candidatus Woesearchaeota archaeon genome and encodes:
- a CDS encoding GDP-mannose 4,6-dehydratase produces the protein MKRALITGITGQDGPYLAKFLLEKGYKVFGTYRRVSTANFWRLQDLGILKQITLIPADMSDMSSLLEAVTISEPDEIYNLAAQSFVGNSFDQPLLTSDVDASGSTRFLEIIRHVKKNIRFYQASTSELYGACEKVPQDENTPMIPNSPYAAAKLYSFHMTRIYRHSYGMFACNGILFNHESPLRGLEFVTRKITNSVARIKLGLQHELRLGNIDTKRDWGYAPDYVKAMWLILQQDEPDDYVISTGEMHSVREFVEEAFKVVGLNWKDFVHTDERLKRPLDVYQLCGNNGKARKVLKWKPQVTFKELVKIMVETDLARWKRYIGGEVFPWDAPNHTNEVDIVSRNVVRDKEKEAGKSRGKGKFSLKGW
- a CDS encoding DegT/DnrJ/EryC1/StrS family aminotransferase yields the protein MRKVNLVRPKLHDFNLFCERAKSAFESGLLTNNGPFAQEFEAKASAYMSTPTLAFSNGTYPITMVLQGLGCTKGEIIIPSFTFVASAHAAVAAGLTPVFVDVDKETYTLDPVAVEKAITSKTVAIMGVHVFGNPCDIDALQRIADKHKVPLIFDAAHAFGSTYKGKKIGGFGAAETFSTHATKTLISVEGGLVSTHHPALIEYLKKARNFGLYNAYDSEFIGTNAKMSELHAIVGLDSLAHIDEAVAAKQHVVSLYKKYLANVSGVHFQREQRDSFNANFFFSIIIDAAKFGMDRDQLAEELEKQGVMVRKYFFKPLHQHLSYREWNSVSLPNTEWIANNILCLPTHTSLTDDDVEYVCEKIRCCSK
- a CDS encoding nucleotidyltransferase family protein, which codes for MPEQAYKSILLKLAEKKISYLLLRYPHIHHRPLTDLDLLVETDEDYRKAKNLLLRDGFIEIDKEGYRSFLAKKQDSELLVIDLYKEVSWLGWIVLTKEELFKRKQTPQPTIVVPSNEDELLIYAAQALFKNHGLNEYKTTLLHHLLDKKLDYKYILKQTSDNNWNAAYNLLITKLQDRTSAAIHFSTFEIVTSLLRSSVDTSRLIQLVNRTLRFLAKKVIPSKRTTTICFIGVDGSGKSTIIKNTQQHLPTFFEKFSLKIQNIYFGWKPFLPTTRIISGVMRKKEYKIVEKTNQTKQTDQNKSKTSFKQSIIFTYTFIDYLAKYFWNVGLRHTSRRILLIDRYFYDMFVHYQHVRESRWCQWLIQIYPRPDFIFLLKAPIEVIEARKQEMSHQQLVDHYQTYEKIATLVNIPVIETSGAKDKTVDVLLEAIWRDVAKKYAKD
- a CDS encoding glycosyltransferase family 4 protein, with translation MKITYYVHDLSFPLAEGIRKQAWWMAQAMRKEGHEIEIISTSRKNMTLAREGITVRYIKSFHSIEVNTDIMHYLSHPSPLFLRLVQRVNAKKQILTFFDGNCNGFWQRLWTPLLLPSFQNRIDHITYQTKYQQDVLEKTPFKDIAKTRIAPLIPNYKRSASRSLVPSLLFMSHLSPYKGIQDVLDAFEKVRKNIPDLTLTICDSSIKTNTKYHRRIKRTAGITFKGKVDSQEELSKAWIYLYPVHGAQETFSVPISLIESIQVGTAFISTKVGGVAEYFPEKFLIDPQNPDQLAHKIMTLLTTTSIPKMKRKIDNKETIKAFKKIYRLQEENAK
- a CDS encoding UDP-N-acetylglucosamine 2-epimerase; protein product: MTSITQKQFEHILRTWTAKKIDNIVIDDLLNIENVPLWWFYERLVEINFLPFENNMKQMLHLINSQEQDSTFKKIQKKTKRLLFQRYLIYHEQKNARLYSKYHKIKFEINHETQSTQRETKDIVFLSYLTQVRQEKNMSNISFFRLDNLLNAFEKNSDKTTEVIVIANPNAKENTLLTKVATLYPYLTTQIREQAAIAAKQKHQQWKQISPKIKQDLLTIHYIKLYPYIENYLQFLFSYEFMYLTHLYYYGFKEYLQQHQTKAVVLTAISSLYEKCLLAAASSLRIHSYMVQHGIATGFANNDIAPLFSITFCVMGPKYKQDLLNQNIPENTIKVTGPLIFDEIIPYLNNGSNESNYELSNKSKDQNLSQQNQSLLFMTSPVVEDNFLSKEEYFKRIKIILEKLIPLSNLPITIKLHPREQYAYEYQRVAQELGMHNVTISTESTRERHFELIRNCSAFLNFGSTTALEAMMLGKPIVTIDPFDEGKNPFNTFIRESDATSKVRYDADITACVQETLDFPSTLKKQRERFVHEHCSTMNGNAPQRIVNVILETIDGKKETPKKTRAKNVVLMKTK
- the rfbB gene encoding dTDP-glucose 4,6-dehydratase encodes the protein MKILVTGGSGFIGNCFIKLLLEKYPDYHVINLDKLTYAGNKDNLREVEQDPRYTFVHGDICDTHLVNRLCQQVDWVVNFAAETHVDRSIISSDSFVRTDIFGMYVLLEAVKRHNIKKFLHISTDEVYGDILEGSFKETDRMLPSSPYSASKAAAEMLALSYLRTHKIPLLITRSSNNYGPFQHPEKLIPCFVTRLLQGKKVPLHNPHPIRDWIHVRDNCDAVDFVLHYGQIGEIYNIGGNNERTNLEVTQTILRALGKDDGWIERVADRKGQDVRYSLDCSKLHSLGWRPKIPFEAGIENTIEWYKSHPQWWNKINKIVIAGANRAGHAGVVFNTLSLLGDHAIAGFLDKNPAVERPADHPMLGSTEEIPDLAGIEGAVVAISENAGRAQVSRKLKERGLKLLTLIHPHAFLSPGVLVGEGTFIGPGAVINANVKIGNNVIISAGCVINSETVIEDTVYVGPGTSIDSRAILREGCFIDAGHRIKMDEIVAAGERR